A genomic stretch from Nocardia wallacei includes:
- a CDS encoding DUF1906 domain-containing protein has translation MRSVPMSRRALFGVAAGAAACAGLSALAPGASATGARLGTLLDYAGAVPSADAIREAGHVGVIRYVSDRRPGAEWMAGKPLLAGEVEALRAAGLSVVSCYQYGKGPTADWRGGLEAGKRHAERGLALHSAAGGPEGVPIYASIDDNPSAADFATMIAPYLAGWRSVLGNGNVGVYANAPTIELARAAGLGSWFWQHDWGTPEGVVHPAANLHQFEIDERSVGGVGVDVNAILTPQYGQWW, from the coding sequence GTGTGGCCGCGGGTGCCGCCGCGTGCGCTGGGCTGTCTGCCCTTGCTCCGGGCGCTTCGGCGACAGGGGCTCGGTTGGGGACGTTGCTCGATTACGCGGGGGCCGTGCCGTCAGCCGATGCCATTCGGGAGGCGGGGCATGTGGGGGTGATTCGATACGTGTCCGATCGGCGGCCGGGGGCGGAGTGGATGGCGGGAAAACCGCTGCTGGCCGGGGAGGTCGAGGCGTTGCGGGCGGCGGGGCTTTCGGTTGTGTCCTGCTATCAGTACGGCAAAGGGCCGACGGCGGATTGGCGCGGTGGGCTGGAGGCGGGTAAGCGGCATGCCGAGCGCGGGCTGGCGCTGCACAGTGCGGCGGGTGGACCCGAGGGCGTGCCCATCTATGCCTCCATCGACGACAATCCGTCCGCGGCCGACTTCGCCACCATGATCGCGCCCTACCTGGCGGGCTGGCGGTCGGTGCTCGGCAACGGGAACGTGGGGGTGTACGCCAACGCGCCCACGATCGAGCTGGCTCGCGCGGCGGGCCTCGGTTCGTGGTTCTGGCAACACGATTGGGGGACACCGGAGGGGGTCGTGCATCCCGCCGCCAATCTGCACCAGTTCGAGATCGACGAGCGTTCGGTGGGTGGCGTGGGTGTCGACGTCAATGCCATCCTCACCCCGCAGTACGGCCAGTGGTGGTGA
- a CDS encoding 4a-hydroxytetrahydrobiopterin dehydratase: MSTPLLSEDEIRTALEELPDWTHTGNSIARTVEAPSFLAGIELVRRVAAEAESANHHPDIDIRWRRVTFTLSTHSEGGLTRLDVELARAIDRLAQES, from the coding sequence ATGAGCACCCCACTACTGTCCGAGGACGAGATCCGGACCGCGCTCGAGGAACTGCCGGACTGGACCCACACCGGAAACAGCATCGCCCGCACCGTCGAGGCGCCGTCGTTCCTAGCGGGAATCGAGCTGGTGCGCCGGGTGGCCGCCGAGGCCGAGTCGGCCAACCACCACCCCGACATCGATATCCGCTGGCGCCGCGTCACCTTCACGCTGTCGACGCACTCCGAGGGCGGGCTCACCCGCCTGGATGTGGAACTGGCACGCGCGATCGATCGGCTGGCGCAGGAGAGTTGA
- a CDS encoding mannosyltransferase has translation MRAVNRHPRRIALAALILSVLARMLWMLLAPNGMNLVDLHVYVDGAASLGSGHLFDYTYAEKTPDFPLPFTYPPFAAVVFYPLHFLPFTLVAVAWLLLIAAALYAVVRISFAMLLGAAARESRWRTAAIGWTAVGLWLEPTRTTMDYGQVNVFLVLAGMAAAYYTAWWLSGLLVGVAAGVKLTPAVTGLYFLTQRRWASAVWAAVVFAATIGVSFAISPGETRTYFGPLIGDANRIGPVGSVWNQSLRGALTRILGYDAGAPWHIGGHRVPFGPWWLGGVVVLAVLALFAWRALEFGDRLGALLVVQLFGLLVSPISWSHHWVWLLPVVLWLLYGPLREVAGARILAGYWLVTTLIGLPWVLSFAQPTIWTISRPGILSWLGAVDVIGVVVFYLWLIRAGRRRGLNSPAPADRSRVPVPHPGG, from the coding sequence CTGCGTGCCGTGAACCGACACCCCCGCCGGATCGCTCTCGCCGCGCTGATCCTGTCGGTCCTGGCCCGCATGTTGTGGATGCTGTTGGCGCCCAACGGAATGAACCTCGTCGACCTGCACGTCTACGTCGACGGCGCGGCGAGCCTGGGCAGCGGCCACCTATTCGACTACACCTACGCGGAGAAGACGCCCGACTTCCCGCTGCCGTTCACCTATCCGCCGTTCGCGGCCGTGGTGTTCTATCCGCTGCATTTCCTGCCGTTCACGCTGGTCGCGGTGGCCTGGTTGCTGCTGATCGCGGCGGCGCTGTACGCGGTGGTGCGGATCAGCTTCGCGATGCTGCTCGGCGCGGCGGCGCGGGAGAGCCGCTGGCGCACGGCCGCGATCGGCTGGACCGCGGTGGGACTGTGGCTGGAACCGACCCGGACCACCATGGACTACGGGCAGGTCAACGTGTTCCTGGTGCTGGCCGGGATGGCCGCCGCCTACTACACGGCCTGGTGGCTGTCCGGCCTGCTGGTCGGGGTCGCGGCCGGGGTGAAGCTGACGCCCGCGGTCACCGGGCTGTATTTCCTCACCCAGCGGCGGTGGGCGAGCGCCGTGTGGGCGGCGGTGGTGTTCGCGGCGACGATCGGGGTGAGTTTCGCGATCTCGCCGGGGGAGACGCGCACCTACTTCGGCCCGCTCATCGGTGACGCGAACCGGATCGGCCCGGTCGGCTCGGTGTGGAACCAGTCGCTGCGCGGCGCACTGACCCGCATCCTCGGCTACGACGCGGGCGCGCCCTGGCATATCGGCGGGCATCGGGTGCCGTTCGGGCCGTGGTGGCTCGGCGGGGTGGTCGTGCTGGCGGTGCTGGCCTTGTTCGCCTGGCGCGCACTGGAATTCGGCGATCGGCTGGGCGCGCTGCTGGTGGTGCAGTTGTTCGGGCTGCTGGTGTCGCCGATCTCCTGGTCACATCACTGGGTGTGGCTGCTGCCGGTGGTGCTGTGGCTGCTGTACGGGCCGCTGCGCGAGGTCGCGGGCGCGCGGATCCTCGCGGGCTACTGGCTGGTGACCACGCTGATCGGACTGCCCTGGGTGCTGTCGTTCGCCCAGCCGACCATCTGGACCATCTCCCGGCCCGGCATCCTGTCCTGGCTCGGTGCGGTCGACGTGATCGGCGTGGTCGTGTTCTATCTCTGGCTGATCCGGGCCGGGCGGCGGCGCGGGCTCAACTCTCCTGCGCCAGCCGATCGATCGCGCGTGCCAGTTCCACATCCAGGCGGGTGA